In one window of Candidatus Thermoplasmatota archaeon DNA:
- a CDS encoding DUF1667 domain-containing protein, which yields MKSKFTCIECPLGCAITAEKKGDEIIVTGNKCNRGKDYAIRELTDPKRILTTTVFVENGIHPLLPVKSDREIPKNLIKKCIGELSKVRAKAPVKYGDVICKNVMGTGANIVSSCSMVRKNE from the coding sequence ATGAAAAGTAAATTTACCTGTATAGAATGCCCGCTTGGCTGCGCTATAACAGCTGAGAAAAAAGGAGATGAAATAATAGTTACGGGAAACAAATGCAACAGAGGTAAGGACTATGCCATCCGGGAATTAACAGATCCGAAAAGGATACTTACGACAACAGTATTTGTAGAAAACGGCATTCATCCTCTCCTGCCGGTTAAAAGCGATAGAGAAATTCCTAAAAATCTGATAAAGAAATGCATTGGTGAACTGTCTAAAGTGAGGGCGAAAGCTCCGGTAAAATACGGTGATGTGATTTGCAAAAATGTGATGGGGACAGGAGCAAATATTGTTTCTTCATGCAGTATGGTGAGAAAAAATGAATAA
- a CDS encoding NAD(P)/FAD-dependent oxidoreductase has protein sequence MGKSMNDSRIRKKVEKIARKEGGVGIGVRVEGGIVYLDGKIDSRKDFLSLGSSIGKIKHAGGVVNNLEYPGKKKREKKQGKKEKIGEADVVIVGGGVIGCSIARELSHYDLKIILVGKAEDVATGTTKANNGMVHTGIGEKMGTLKQKLCVEGHQMYDDISKELCIPYKKCGMWIITTGDSLAHYKIPSFLANFIAKRVVPFIILRRGKKLGIPMHLVKREELLRQEPHVTEKALAAVYSPTYGITCPYLFTIALAENAIENGVDIMLNTEVVDIDVKDGSVKSVITTEGVIDTHFVVNAAGLYADEIAEMAGAREYTIHPKKGSTLLFDKEYGNYINHSMSALKFPRTEHYKGGGIMLTVDGNIQWGPTVEEVPDRDDTSVTYEEIERIFQGYSYLTPDFPSKTVIAYFAGLRASTFTEDFFIQPSKKVKGFVHVAGIQSPGLAAAPAVADMVINILKNEGLPMNEKQDFNPCRKKPVVFRELGNEEKKKIMEKNSLYGRIVCRCEQVTEGEIVDAIHAPIPALSMDAIKRRTRAGMGRCQGAFCLPRVARILARETGIPLERVVKNIEDSYLFVGKAKCLLEVGNEN, from the coding sequence ATGGGAAAAAGCATGAACGACAGCAGAATAAGAAAAAAAGTTGAAAAAATTGCACGGAAGGAAGGCGGTGTGGGCATTGGGGTACGAGTGGAGGGTGGAATTGTTTATCTGGATGGAAAGATAGATTCAAGAAAAGATTTTCTCTCTCTCGGTTCATCAATCGGAAAAATAAAACATGCCGGGGGCGTGGTGAATAATCTTGAATACCCCGGCAAGAAAAAAAGGGAAAAAAAGCAGGGCAAAAAGGAAAAAATAGGTGAGGCAGACGTTGTGATTGTTGGAGGGGGTGTGATTGGCTGTTCCATTGCACGTGAGCTCTCACATTATGATTTAAAAATTATTCTTGTTGGGAAGGCAGAAGATGTTGCGACGGGAACAACAAAGGCGAATAACGGCATGGTTCATACGGGCATAGGGGAAAAAATGGGGACATTGAAACAAAAACTGTGCGTGGAAGGCCATCAAATGTATGATGATATTTCAAAAGAGCTATGCATACCTTACAAAAAGTGTGGCATGTGGATTATAACTACGGGAGACTCACTGGCACATTATAAAATTCCGTCATTTCTTGCCAATTTTATTGCAAAAAGAGTCGTGCCATTTATTATTTTGCGGCGGGGTAAAAAGCTGGGTATACCGATGCACCTTGTGAAGCGAGAGGAACTCCTCAGACAGGAGCCCCATGTGACAGAGAAGGCATTGGCTGCTGTCTACTCTCCTACATACGGCATTACCTGTCCATACCTGTTCACTATTGCACTTGCAGAGAATGCGATAGAAAACGGCGTGGATATAATGCTCAACACCGAGGTTGTGGATATTGATGTAAAAGACGGCAGTGTAAAATCAGTGATAACTACGGAAGGAGTTATCGATACTCATTTTGTTGTCAATGCCGCTGGCCTGTACGCCGATGAAATAGCAGAAATGGCAGGGGCAAGGGAATATACAATTCACCCCAAAAAAGGTTCAACGTTGCTTTTTGATAAGGAATATGGAAACTACATAAATCATTCCATGTCCGCCCTTAAGTTTCCACGGACGGAGCATTACAAGGGAGGGGGAATAATGCTTACCGTTGACGGCAACATTCAGTGGGGGCCTACGGTAGAGGAAGTACCCGATAGGGATGATACCTCTGTTACATACGAAGAAATAGAGCGGATTTTTCAGGGCTATTCATATCTCACTCCAGATTTTCCAAGTAAGACGGTTATTGCCTACTTTGCCGGGCTCAGGGCATCTACTTTCACAGAAGATTTTTTTATACAGCCGTCTAAAAAAGTAAAAGGATTTGTTCACGTTGCCGGCATACAGTCCCCCGGGCTGGCCGCCGCCCCTGCCGTAGCAGATATGGTCATCAATATTTTAAAAAATGAAGGTCTGCCGATGAATGAAAAGCAGGATTTCAATCCCTGCCGAAAGAAACCGGTCGTTTTCAGGGAGTTGGGCAATGAGGAGAAAAAGAAGATTATGGAGAAAAATTCATTGTATGGCAGGATAGTATGCAGATGCGAGCAGGTTACTGAAGGTGAAATAGTCGATGCAATCCATGCACCCATCCCAGCTTTGAGTATGGATGCCATAAAAAGGAGAACAAGGGCGGGAATGGGGCGGTGCCAGGGTGCTTTCTGTCTTCCGAGGGTTGCACGAATTTTGGCCCGCGAAACGGGCATCCCATTGGAGAGGGTTGTGAAAAATATAGAAGATTCATACCTTTTTGTGGGAAAGGCAAAATGTTTGCTGGAGGTGGGCAATGAAAACTGA
- a CDS encoding FAD-binding oxidoreductase, translating into MVYGTVYPKNETFDKRIIEQLNSIVPGGVSDKEADRIVYSKDYWPIALRWYLDGTVPALPDCIVWPENAEQVAGIIKLANDWRTPVVPYGEGSGVVGGAVPVKGGIVVDMRKMDRVVEIDDASLMVTAQTGINGMNLERHLDREGYTMGHIPQSLYCSSLGGWLACRAAGQFSTKYGKIEDIVVAIEAVLADGSFIKSKAVPRSSTGPSVERLLLGSEGTLGIITEATLKIWPYPEERAMVSFIFDSISHALETVRKIMRKNVYPAVVRIYDKNETLRHFYIKNKCMLILLMEGDKELVKLEKGISVKVCKSEDGNECGEEPVLHWLDMRFNVKESSEFTPKGFIFDTVEVSSGWKNAMSLYKAIIQAMRNVDGVVVASGHASHFYPQGVCFYFTFGGLPPKHVTPFKFYESVWDAIMEACLREHGSISHHHGIGLMRAKWLKEEMGERMSILKKIKKVIDPNNIMNPGKMGVGNEE; encoded by the coding sequence ATGGTGTATGGTACGGTCTATCCAAAAAATGAAACTTTTGATAAAAGAATTATCGAGCAGCTTAATTCCATAGTTCCTGGAGGTGTTTCTGATAAAGAGGCTGACAGAATTGTTTATTCAAAAGATTACTGGCCCATTGCATTGCGATGGTATCTGGACGGCACGGTGCCGGCCCTGCCAGATTGTATTGTATGGCCGGAAAATGCTGAGCAGGTAGCAGGAATAATAAAACTTGCAAATGACTGGCGGACACCGGTCGTGCCATACGGAGAAGGCTCTGGCGTTGTCGGAGGGGCTGTTCCTGTAAAAGGAGGCATTGTTGTTGATATGAGAAAGATGGATAGGGTTGTGGAGATAGATGATGCCAGCTTGATGGTTACCGCTCAAACCGGCATAAATGGCATGAACCTGGAAAGGCATCTCGATAGAGAGGGTTATACAATGGGGCACATTCCCCAATCCCTTTATTGCTCAAGCCTGGGAGGCTGGCTTGCATGCCGTGCTGCGGGACAATTTTCAACCAAATACGGCAAGATTGAGGACATTGTGGTTGCTATTGAAGCAGTTCTGGCAGACGGCTCTTTCATAAAATCAAAGGCCGTGCCGCGGTCTTCCACAGGCCCGAGTGTTGAAAGACTGCTTCTGGGCTCTGAAGGCACTCTGGGCATTATAACTGAAGCGACATTGAAGATATGGCCTTATCCCGAAGAAAGGGCTATGGTTTCATTCATTTTTGATAGCATTTCTCATGCTCTGGAAACAGTGAGAAAAATAATGAGAAAAAATGTTTATCCTGCCGTTGTGAGAATTTATGATAAGAATGAGACTCTCAGGCATTTTTATATAAAAAATAAATGCATGTTGATTCTGTTAATGGAAGGGGACAAAGAACTGGTGAAACTGGAAAAAGGAATATCGGTCAAAGTCTGCAAAAGCGAGGATGGAAATGAATGCGGAGAAGAACCCGTCCTTCACTGGCTTGATATGCGGTTCAATGTGAAGGAATCCTCCGAATTTACACCCAAAGGATTTATTTTTGATACGGTGGAAGTTTCCTCGGGATGGAAAAATGCCATGAGTCTATATAAAGCTATTATTCAGGCAATGAGGAATGTTGACGGAGTGGTGGTCGCGTCTGGTCACGCCTCTCACTTTTATCCTCAGGGGGTATGCTTCTATTTTACATTTGGTGGGCTGCCTCCGAAACATGTAACACCTTTCAAATTTTACGAATCTGTATGGGATGCAATAATGGAAGCATGTCTGAGAGAACATGGCTCGATAAGCCATCATCACGGCATCGGGCTGATGAGGGCAAAATGGCTGAAGGAAGAAATGGGAGAAAGAATGAGCATACTCAAAAAAATAAAAAAAGTGATCGATCCAAACAACATTATGAATCCGGGGAAAATGGGGGTGGGGAATGAAGAGTAA
- a CDS encoding FGGY family carbohydrate kinase: MNKYIMAIDEGTTGVRAIIFDRDSNIVSHAYEEIPQIFPRPGWCEQEGEEIWKKCISVMKTAMGSKDIKANNIEAIGITTQRSTNLLWDKKSGKPVYNAITWHDTRTADICREMDGKGKMRVVRSLGHFTKGVSKLWDGIRMTGTGALLITASNLSFTPASALAHTHWLLDNVEGVKKKALRGEILCGTMDTWLIWKLTNGKIHATDFSNASSTGMFDSFSLKWSKMFLETFDIPTDILPEVKETAGDFGIVDKKILGVEVPIRSAVADQQSALFTEGCFNPGEVKCTNGTGSFIDMNVGSRPPASLHKLLPLIAWGIDGRVTYMLEGMINTTGSAVQWLKDNLGIIQNVEDSDDMASAVDGTEGVYFVPAFTGLSSPYWDPHACGIAVGLSRKTRKEHIVRAVLEGIVYRCKDILMSMETDSALKIASIKADGGASNNNFLLQFTADMLDIRVERPKILDGTALGAAYLAGLASDYWQSKDEVIEKRKIDRVFEPHMSEEKRDILYEGWKQAIKRSFKWRGYS, encoded by the coding sequence ATGAATAAGTATATTATGGCAATAGATGAAGGGACGACAGGCGTACGGGCGATTATTTTTGATCGCGACAGCAATATCGTTTCACATGCATATGAAGAAATACCCCAGATTTTTCCCCGTCCGGGATGGTGCGAGCAGGAGGGAGAAGAAATATGGAAAAAGTGTATTTCTGTAATGAAGACGGCGATGGGCAGTAAGGATATAAAGGCGAATAATATAGAAGCGATTGGCATCACAACCCAGCGTTCGACAAATCTTTTGTGGGACAAAAAGAGCGGTAAACCCGTCTACAACGCCATTACATGGCACGACACGAGGACGGCCGATATTTGCAGGGAAATGGACGGGAAGGGAAAGATGAGGGTGGTGAGGTCACTCGGGCATTTTACGAAGGGTGTTTCAAAACTTTGGGATGGTATACGGATGACAGGTACGGGAGCGCTTCTTATAACGGCATCCAACCTTTCGTTTACTCCAGCCTCTGCCCTGGCACATACCCACTGGCTCTTGGATAATGTGGAAGGAGTGAAGAAGAAAGCTTTGAGAGGAGAAATTTTATGCGGTACGATGGACACGTGGCTCATATGGAAATTGACCAACGGCAAGATACATGCAACAGATTTTTCAAATGCGAGCTCAACGGGCATGTTCGATTCTTTTTCCCTGAAATGGAGCAAGATGTTTCTAGAAACATTTGATATTCCTACCGATATTCTTCCAGAAGTGAAGGAAACGGCAGGAGATTTTGGCATCGTTGATAAAAAAATTTTGGGAGTAGAGGTGCCTATAAGAAGTGCTGTAGCGGACCAGCAATCTGCCTTATTCACTGAAGGATGTTTCAATCCTGGCGAGGTGAAATGCACAAACGGCACGGGAAGTTTTATCGATATGAATGTTGGGAGCAGGCCGCCGGCATCTCTTCACAAACTTCTCCCGCTCATCGCATGGGGAATTGACGGCAGGGTAACATACATGCTCGAAGGGATGATAAATACAACCGGCTCAGCTGTTCAATGGCTTAAAGATAATCTGGGCATCATACAAAACGTGGAGGATTCTGATGACATGGCCAGCGCCGTTGATGGTACAGAAGGAGTATATTTTGTGCCCGCTTTTACAGGTTTATCATCTCCTTACTGGGATCCTCACGCGTGCGGCATTGCGGTTGGATTGAGCAGAAAAACCAGGAAAGAGCATATAGTGAGGGCTGTTCTTGAAGGGATTGTCTACAGATGCAAGGATATTTTAATGTCGATGGAGACCGATTCCGCTTTAAAAATCGCATCGATTAAGGCGGATGGCGGTGCTTCCAATAATAATTTTCTATTGCAATTCACGGCAGATATGCTTGACATACGGGTTGAGAGGCCTAAAATCCTTGATGGAACGGCACTTGGGGCAGCCTATCTTGCAGGGCTTGCATCCGATTACTGGCAATCAAAGGATGAAGTCATCGAAAAAAGAAAAATTGACAGAGTATTTGAGCCGCACATGAGCGAAGAAAAGAGGGACATATTGTATGAAGGATGGAAGCAGGCAATAAAGCGATCCTTCAAATGGAGGGGTTATTCCTGA
- a CDS encoding (Fe-S)-binding protein translates to MKSKYAWIMDSLAKTSFSTKARAMRHFLIGKKEYLRRKKTRADMDSVIKCALCPNMCKFDCPVLAAEKNDAMSPSGKTRIAYFIETDRLNSQDAIELMYKCAGCDACMQWCPFDFSVGDILKGVREDIAGMSLAPPRIIKIKENLEKNHTIHERKYDKSTDGKGDVLYFMGCEVSSERGEIADSMTKIFEGAGEKYVLLKDEWCCASPFINLGFTDEFKKFAEHNVKAIEESGCRTMVCSCPTCTYVFRHIYPQFGFEIKARVMHTSEYLLRLMENKKMAKAIEKECVYHDPCALIRKLGLEEEPRKIAKRAGMKIKETYFNRKDTKCCGMGCSLGSTNPDIASKMADARLEELKKQSDCIVTACPTCNTTFRKGGVEVYDISEIVLKAWEKA, encoded by the coding sequence ATGAAGAGTAAGTATGCATGGATTATGGATTCACTTGCCAAGACATCTTTTTCAACAAAAGCAAGGGCGATGAGGCATTTTTTGATAGGAAAAAAAGAATATTTGCGGAGAAAAAAAACCCGTGCAGATATGGATTCGGTCATAAAATGTGCACTCTGTCCCAATATGTGCAAATTCGACTGCCCCGTCCTGGCGGCGGAAAAAAATGATGCGATGTCGCCGTCCGGAAAAACACGCATTGCTTATTTCATAGAAACGGACAGGCTTAATTCCCAGGATGCGATTGAATTGATGTATAAATGTGCAGGTTGTGATGCATGCATGCAGTGGTGCCCCTTTGATTTTTCTGTCGGTGATATACTGAAGGGGGTGAGAGAAGATATTGCCGGTATGAGTTTAGCCCCTCCTCGCATTATTAAAATAAAGGAAAATCTGGAAAAAAACCATACAATACATGAAAGAAAATACGATAAAAGTACGGATGGGAAAGGAGACGTTTTGTACTTCATGGGATGCGAAGTCTCATCGGAAAGGGGCGAAATTGCGGATTCAATGACCAAAATTTTTGAGGGAGCAGGGGAAAAATACGTGTTGCTTAAAGACGAGTGGTGCTGTGCCTCACCCTTCATAAATCTGGGCTTTACTGACGAATTTAAAAAATTTGCAGAGCATAATGTGAAAGCCATTGAAGAAAGCGGATGCAGAACCATGGTGTGCAGCTGCCCCACCTGCACTTATGTATTCAGGCATATTTACCCGCAATTTGGCTTTGAGATAAAAGCAAGGGTTATGCACACATCAGAATATTTACTCCGGCTGATGGAAAATAAAAAGATGGCAAAGGCGATAGAAAAAGAATGCGTTTATCACGATCCCTGTGCACTTATCAGAAAACTCGGGCTGGAGGAAGAACCCCGAAAGATAGCAAAGCGTGCTGGAATGAAAATCAAAGAAACATACTTCAATAGGAAAGATACAAAATGCTGTGGCATGGGTTGCTCCCTGGGGTCAACAAACCCTGATATCGCATCAAAAATGGCAGATGCAAGGCTTGAAGAACTGAAAAAACAATCTGATTGTATTGTGACCGCATGTCCCACATGCAATACAACTTTTAGAAAAGGTGGTGTGGAGGTATATGACATATCTGAGATTGTTCTTAAGGCATGGGAAAAAGCATGA
- a CDS encoding NAD(P)/FAD-dependent oxidoreductase, with the protein MKTDVAVIGGGPAGLAAALKASEQAKVMLLERENELGGILPQCIHNGFGNFIFKKMLTGPEYAHHFMGKVEKSDIDVKTETAVLEINEDKTIVATNPSDGILEIKAKAIVLAMGCRERSRAQILIPGTRPAGVYTAGTAQRLINIEGVMPGKRIVILGSGDVGLIMARRFILEGAEVEGVYEIMQKPGGLTRNVVQCLEDYGIPLLLSHTVTNIKGKKRVEAVTVAKVDKSMKPIKGTERVIPCDCLILAVGLIPENELSKQAGVVMDEKTGGPVVDEHMETSVPGIFACGNVVHVHDLVDDVTMVSEIAGEYAAKYATGEIERGKEIKVVVGDNVRYVVPQFLRSIDMDNVTFYFRVKEEDKNVKVIISESMAIFEKKERIVKPPEMVKASVPSELLKGIQNELRIDVRGKYEK; encoded by the coding sequence ATGAAAACTGATGTAGCAGTTATCGGAGGGGGGCCGGCGGGCTTGGCGGCAGCCCTCAAGGCATCTGAGCAAGCAAAGGTCATGCTGCTTGAAAGGGAAAACGAATTAGGGGGTATACTTCCACAGTGCATTCACAATGGATTCGGCAACTTCATTTTCAAAAAGATGTTGACAGGGCCAGAATATGCACATCATTTTATGGGCAAAGTGGAAAAATCGGATATTGACGTAAAAACAGAAACAGCGGTGCTGGAAATAAACGAAGATAAAACAATTGTGGCGACAAACCCTTCCGATGGAATTCTGGAAATAAAGGCAAAGGCCATAGTTCTTGCAATGGGTTGCAGAGAACGGAGCAGAGCACAAATTTTAATTCCCGGGACAAGGCCCGCCGGGGTTTATACTGCAGGCACAGCACAGCGTCTCATAAATATTGAGGGAGTGATGCCGGGAAAGAGAATTGTAATTCTCGGCTCGGGTGATGTGGGCTTAATAATGGCTAGGAGGTTTATTTTAGAAGGGGCAGAGGTTGAGGGAGTGTATGAAATCATGCAGAAACCGGGAGGGCTCACAAGAAACGTTGTTCAGTGTCTGGAAGATTACGGCATACCGCTCCTCCTTTCTCACACGGTTACAAATATTAAGGGAAAGAAGAGGGTTGAAGCCGTTACAGTAGCAAAAGTAGATAAATCGATGAAGCCCATTAAAGGAACTGAAAGGGTTATTCCGTGCGATTGCCTTATTCTGGCTGTCGGTTTAATCCCGGAAAATGAACTGTCGAAACAGGCCGGCGTGGTCATGGACGAAAAGACTGGCGGGCCGGTTGTCGATGAGCATATGGAAACGTCTGTGCCCGGAATATTTGCATGTGGAAACGTGGTGCATGTGCATGATTTGGTTGATGATGTAACCATGGTTTCTGAAATCGCAGGAGAATATGCGGCAAAATATGCAACGGGGGAAATTGAAAGGGGAAAAGAGATAAAGGTGGTCGTGGGAGACAACGTAAGATATGTCGTGCCGCAATTCTTGAGAAGCATTGATATGGATAACGTTACATTCTATTTTAGGGTAAAAGAGGAAGATAAAAATGTAAAAGTCATAATTTCCGAAAGTATGGCCATTTTTGAAAAAAAGGAGAGGATTGTAAAGCCTCCAGAAATGGTGAAAGCATCCGTGCCGTCGGAATTGCTCAAGGGCATACAAAATGAATTGAGGATAGACGTGAGAGGTAAATATGAAAAGTAA